A region of the Gammaproteobacteria bacterium genome:
ACCGTCGCGCGCGGTATCAAACAGTAGTCTCGTTCCCGCGCGAGAATTCTCGTCATACCCGCTTGCGCCGCTTATCCTTAACTTGTTATTCCGAGGCTTGACTATCAGGACAGGGTTTTACGAACTTTTTTCAGCAGTTTTTGCGCATCGGCGAGCGTCTCGCCAAGGCAATTAATATGTCCCATCTTGCGTCCTGGCCTGGCCTCGGCTTTACCGTAAAGATGCAGTTTCGCCAGCTCAAACTCTAAAATAGAGCTCCATTCGGGCGCCCCGCCCTCGGGCCAGATATCACCAAGCAGATTCCACATGGCTACCGGGCCATGCAGTTTGCAGGAGCCGGCAGGCAATCCGCAGACCATGCGCAGCTGTTGTTCGAACTGCGAGGTCGCGCAGGCGTCGAGGGTGTAGTGCCCCGAATTGTGCGGGCGTGGCGCCATTTCATTGACCAGCACGCGATCATCTGTCGAGATAAAGAACTCGACCGCGAGCACCCCGCAATAATCGAGTCCATTCGCTATCCGGGTCGCTGCATCGATGACCTTATCGGCCAGCGTGGACGAAATCGATGCCGGTACCATCGTCACGTCCAGAATTCCGTTGGCGTGGCTGTTTTCAGCAATCGGAAAGCAGGTTACGTCACCGGCCGTCGAGCGTCCAAGCACCACCGAAACTTCACAGGCAAGATCAATGCGCTGTTCCAGCACGCAATGTTTACGACCGACCTGTTCGAACGCAGGCTCCAGGTTATCAAACTGCTCGCAATTCACCTGCCCCTTGCCGTCGTAGCCGAGGGTTGCGGTTTTAAGGATTGCCGGGAAGGTGAAATCGCGCGCGAGCTCCAGGTCGGCCTCGTTTTCAAGCGCAATAAAATCCACCGTGTCGAGACCCTGCTCACGAAAGAATTGCTTCTCCAGTTTGCGATGCTGCGCGATATGCAAAACGTTGGCGGAAGGATGCACGGTTACCAATTTTGCCAGATAAGCCAAAGTGAGCGCCGGAATATTTTCGAACTCGGTAGTCACCACCGCACAATGCTGCGCCAGGTAATCGAGCGCACTGGTATCATCGTAAACCCTGGAAAGATGCTGGCTGGCGACACCTCCGGCCGGACTGTTCGGGTCAGGATCGAGGACGATCACTTCATAACCCATGGTGCGGGCCGCGATAACGAACATGCGTCCCAGTTGCCCGCCACCGAGCATTCCGAGTGTGCTGGGCGGAAGGATCGCCATTTATGCGGTTGGTGGTAGCGTCATGGCAAGCACTGAATCGTGCTGGCTGGCACGGAAATCCGCCAGTTTTTGCGCGAGGGTCGAATCGTGCTGTGCCAGCATCGAGACCGCGAACAGTGCGGCATTAATCGCACCTGCTTTGCCAATTGCAAAGGTGGCCACGGGCACGCCCTTGGGCATTTGTACGATTGAGTACAGCGAATCCTGCCCCTGCAGATAATCGGTCGGCACCGGGACACCGAGCACTGGCACCACGGTGTTGGCGGCGAGCATGCCCGGCAGGTGAGCCGCCCCGCCTGCGCCAGCGATGATGCAGTGAATACCACTGGCGGCGGCAGTCTGCGCGAATTCGGCCAACAGGTCCGGGGTGCGATGCGCGGACACAACCCGCGCCTGGTATTCGATACCGAATTTTTCGAGGTATTCGGTCGCGTGCTGCATGACGGGCCAATCGCTGGTGCTGCCCATAACGACTGCCACAATAGGATTCGACATGGCTTGCTCCGGGTTATCCCAAAAAAGCGGGCGATTATAACGCGAAACGGCTTAAAAACTTAATCCTGAATTAACTATTCCCGCAAAAGCCCATGATATGATTCGCGGCGGATAAATCCCGGACGTGGCAATGACCAGTAACACAATCTTTGAGACCCATATTGACAATCTCGAACTGCTCGCGCGCGGCAAGGTGCGTGATATCTATGCTATCGACGATACACATATGTTAATCGTGACAACCGACCGCCTTTCCGCATTCGATGTCGTCTTTGCCGAACCGATTCCGCACAAGGGTGAACTGCTGACCGAGGTGTCGAACTTCTGGTTTGCCAAAACGTCGCACCTGGTAGCGAATCATTTGACCGATCTCGACTTGCGCGATCACGTCAGCACGGACGATTATCAGCTTCTAAGGGATCGTTCGATCATTGTCAAACGCCTCAAAACCCTACCGGTAGAAGCGATTGTGCGCGGGTATGTCATCGGCTCCGGCTGGAAGGATTACCAGGCAACTGGCGAAATCTGCGGCATCAAACTGCCGCCGGGACTGCAACAGGCGGCCCGGTTACCCGAGCCGATTTTCACACCCTCGACCAAGGCCGAGGTCGGAGATCATGATATCAACGTCAGTTTCGACGATGTCATTGCCAGGATTGGCGCCGACAAGGCCAACCAGATCAGGGACAAAAGCATTCAGCTCTACCAGCTGGCCGCGGACTATGCGCGTGAACGCGGCATCATTATCGCCGACACCAAGTTCGAATTCGGCGTCGATGCCAACGACGAACTGGTGCTGATCGATGAAATATTGACCCCCGATTCATCGCGCTACTGGCCTGCCGACGAGTATCGCGTCGGTGCCAGTCCGCCGAGTTTTGACAAGCAGTTCGTACGCGATTACCTCGAAACCCTGGACTGGGACAAGACTCCGCCGGCGCCGCCGATTCCGGCTGACATCATCGCCAAGACCCAGCAAAAGTACCAGCAGGTGCGTGACATTCTGCTGGGATAGACGATCTGAACCTCAATCCCGCGCCTGCTGGATTGCGTCACCGTTACAAGATCCCGGCGATCCGACGCATCGATCTGGCCAGGCATGACGCCCGCAAACCTGCCATGCCCACGCAAGCGGGTATCTGCTAAAAGCTGTTAGAATCCAGCTATCAGGACCACAGGATTCAGATCATGTTCAAATCAATCGGCACCACCATAATTACCGGGATAATCACCGTACTTCCGATCGTGCTGACGGTCTACCTGCTGTACTGGCTGGTGGTTTCATCCGAACAGGTAATGGGCACCGCATTGCGCTGGGCCTTACCCGAAATTATTTATTTTCCTGGACTCGGCACCATCGTGGGCCTGGTGCTCGTATTCATGGTCGGGCTGCTGATGAAAGCGGTGCTGGTAAGGCAATTGTTTGCTTTTAGTGAAGAGATCCTTTACCACTTGCCGATCATTAAAACCGTTTATCGTGCGATCCGCGACCTCTTCGATTTCTTTTCTCCGAAAAAAGAGAATTTTGACCGGGTTGTCATTGTCAATTTCAATAACATGGAGGTGATTGGTTTTATCACCCAGGAAGACCCGCATCGTTTGCCCGAATCGTTCCGTAAACCCGATAGTGTGCTGGTCTACATTCCGATGAGTTACATGATTGGCGGGTTCACCTTGTTGATTCCAAAGGCCGACGTCAGGCCCTGTCAGATGAACATGGAAGAGGCCATGCGGTTTGCTTTGACCGCGGGGATTACCAGCCAAAGTGATGATCCAAAATCCCGGATAAAAAGCGCATGAAGGCAATGATTCTCGAACAGCCCGGGGTACCACTAAAACTCGTGCAGCGACCCGATCCCGAGCCCGGCCCGGGCCAACTGCAGGTCACGGTTTCGGCCTGCGGTGTGTGTCGCACCGATCTGCATGTCGTCGATGGCGAATTGACCGAACCCAAACTGCCGATTATCCCCGGACATGAAATCGTCGGAACCGTGAGCGCTCTCGGTGCAGGCGTCGCAGATTTCAAGATTGGCGATCGCATCGGTATTCCCTGGCTGGGGCACAGCTGCGGATGCTGTGGCTACTGCAAAACCGGACATGAAAACCTCTGCGACGAGCCCGGTTTCACCGGATACCAGATCGATGGCGGATACGCCGACATGACCGTCGCCGACGCGCAGTTTTGCTTTACTTTGCCCGATGAATACGGTGATGCCGAGGCGGCGCCACTGCTGTGCGCGGGCCTGATCGGTTATCGTTCGCTGGTGATGGCCGGTGATGATTCGATGCGGCTCGGCATCTACGGTTTCGGTGCAGCCGCCCATATCGTCGCGCAGGTAGCGCGTTACCAGAAACGTGAGGTTTATGCCTTTACCAGTCCCGGGGACGAAGCGGCACAAGAATTTGCGATCGACATGGGCGCGGTCTGGGTGGGTGATTCCGACATCGCGCCGCCATGCGTGCTCGATGCAGCAATCATCTTTGCCCCGGTCGGCTCACTGGTGCCGGCCGCACTGCGCGTAGTACGCAAGGGTGGCATTGTCGTTTGCGGCGGTATTCACATGTCGGATATTCCGAGTTTCCCCTACGATATCCTGTGGGGCGAGCGCGTGCTGCGCTCGGTCGCCAACCTGACGCGCCAGGATGCAATCGATTTTCTCGCACTGGCACCGAAGGTCCCGGTTCAAACCCACATCGAGGAGTTCAAACTCGAACAGGCTAACCAAGCCCTGCAGGCCCTGCGCAGCGGTAATCTCACCGGTGCCGCCGTGCTCCGCCCCCGGGATCATTAGCGGCGAAACTGCGCAGTGAGCTCGACCTAGGTGTTCACCAACTGGTATCCGCGCAGATAAGCCGCGAAATCTTCCAACGCTTCTATCCCGCTTTGTTCACAGGCCGCACACCAGGCACGAAGGCGCTCGACGCGACCCGGTTCCTCTTTTGAGCCCCGGGTCCAAACTTCCTTCAACTGCTGCCTGAAGCGATAAATTGTCGCCAGGGTCTCGTCCTGCAGCAATACGCGGTCGATGGTTTGCACCGAGCGCGGGTCGGAAGGAATTCCCTCTCGCGTCATTAGCCGACGCGCCCGCCTGATGAGTCGACGACCCATGCGATCGGTATTACGTTTGGCCTCGCGCAACGCCGGCCTCACCACCATCTGGCCATATCGTTTCAGAATAAAAAAACGCTGGCTAACAACTGCTTGCGCAGTATCGCGATCGACCAGGCGCTTGCCGATTTTACTAATCGCGCGCGGGGCCAGGCGTTTCACCTTCGCCAACTTGCACATGGCCAGCAACCGGATATAGGCCCAGCCGATATCGATCTCCCACCATTTATTCGACATACGCGCCGATGCCATGTAGGCGTGGTGGTTGTTATGCAGTTCTTCGCCACCGACCAGGATTCCCCAGGGCAGGATGTTCGTCGATGCATCCGGTGTTTCAAAGTTGCGGTAACCCAGGTAATGACCCAGGCCGTTGATGACACCGGCTGCCCAGAACGGAATCCAGATCATCTGCACACCAAAGATAACCAGTCCGGGTAGTCCAAACAGAAGCACATCGATTAATCCCATCAGGGCAATCCCCAGACTGGGATACGCCGCGTAAAGATGGCGCTCGAGCCAGTCGTCTGGTGTGCCCTGGCCAAATTTTGCAAGCGTTTCCTGGTTACGGGCTTCACGCCGATACAATACGAGCCCACCAAACAACACGGTCGTAATCCCCTTGTAACGAGGACTGTGTGGGTCGTCTGCAGTCTCGCAGGTAGCATGATGCTTGCGGTGAATCGCGACCCATTCGCGGGTAACGGTTCCGGTGGTAAGCCACAGCCAGAAACGGAAGAAATGACTGACCACCGGCTTGAGATCCAGCGCGTTGTGCGCCTGGTGCCGATGCAGGAATATGGTTACGCTGGCGATGGTGATGTGGGTCAGGACTAACGCAATAACTACGTAGGCCCAGGTTGGTAAAACTAAAAAACCTTCAAATGACACGGGTTACCTCTCCGCATTGCGGACATATTTCCCTCTTCAGCAAGGGTGCGCACAGGAGAAACCCGAATGGAACTCTAATGATGACAGGGAAAGCTGGATAAAAAAGCCGCTCTTCGGCGGTTAAAATAATAAGATATATTCTAGCTCAAAAAGTTCCTCGAGATACAGGTTTTTTGGAAACAGATTCTATTTCCAGTCGCAAGGGTTTATCCTGACCGTCAGCGTTGCCCGCAGCCGGGCAATAGTTCGATTCAGAAACCAGCCTATGAACCAGGAGCAATAAAACATGTCGTCTGTCAGTGAAGATCAGAATCTCGCCATTTTTTGCGATTTTGAAAATGTAGCGCTGGGCGTCAGGGATGCGAGGATAGAAAAGTTCAATATCAATCTGGTACTCGAGCGCCTGCTGGTAAAGGGGAGCGTAGTTGTCAAGAAGGCGTACTGCGACTGGGAGCGATATAAGCAATTCAAGTCGGTAATGCACGACGCGGCCTTTGAGCTGATCGAGATTCCGCACACCCGCCAGTCGGGTAAAAATTCGGCCGACATTCGCATGGTGGTCGATGCGCTCGACCTCTGCTACACCAAGGAGCATCTAGACACCTTCGTTATCGTCAGTGGAGACTCCGATTTCTCACCACTGGTCAGCAAGCTCAGGGAGAATAATAAAACCGTGATCGGAGTCGGGGTGAAAAGTTCGACCTCGGACTTGCTGATGAGCAATTGTGACGAGTTCATTTTTTATGACGACCTGGCCCGGGACGAGGAGTCGAGCCGTCAACGCAAGCGCAAGCCACCGACCAAGAAGAAAGCAGCGGGCAAGAAAAGCAGCGGCACCGCGGCTGAAGCAGCAAAACCCGAAGAGGAAAAAATCGATGATGCCATCAGCCTCGTCATGGAGACTGCGGAAGCGCTTTACGCGGAACGCGATGATCGGGACAAGTTATGGGGTTCGATGGTTAAGCAGGCCCTGAAACGGCGGCGTCCGGGCTTCAACGAACGTTACTATGGCGTTCGCTCTTTCAGCGACTTGCTGGAAGAGGCCGAGAGACGCGGACTGATTCGCCTGTCGCTGGATGAACGTTCCGGTGGTTACCTGATTCAGAAAATTGACGAAGACTAATTTCACCGCAGCTGCTGCTGGTATACCAACCCTCGCCCGGGTAAATTGCAGCTTGTTCCGGTTGAGCTAAACCAAATTAATCCTGAAGCTTACCTTAAATGGGGGATGCCGCAGTGGGTTTGTGGTTGTTATAGTTGTGCTCGAGGAGAGACAAAAATGCAACAGAATCACAAAGCGCAGCCGACTGCGAGATCAACATTACCGGAGCGTCACTTTGAAATGCGAATTGGCGAAGGACTGTTCGTTCTTGGTTTATTTGCCGTTCTGATGCTGGTGATATTTTAAAAAGCCCGTAAGCGTGGGGTCATCGATAAATCGACATCACTGGTACCGCTAAAAACGCGGACGGTGTTCAGGGCCCGGCACCGATGCTGGACACAAGAAGCCAGATCAGGCAAAGCAGTGCGACTCCGTAGAAAATCATCGCAAACCAGTAGGTGCGCGGCTCATCGTCGCGATTGCGCTTGTGCGCCCACTCACGAAAACTCACCAGGCCTTTGCGATTGCCCTTGACCCAGACCGAGCGCGTGAATAATCCATTTGCGATCAGGTAGCAAAGTATCAGGATAACGAAGGCAATGAAGAGTGACTCGAGTCTCGGCATGGATCAGGTCAGGACATCGTGCCGGCGAAATAGCAGGGCCTGAGCTTCAACTCGACAACGCCCGTTCCATTTTTAGAGACCACTTTAAACCTGCCGCCCGAAGGAATGATTAACCCTCGGCAGCAACAGTACCGCGCTGAAGATCATCAATGCGGTTATTGCTAGCAGGTTGAACAACCTGGAAAATCCTCCGTTTGCGTGAATCCAGCCGATCAATGGAACCGCTGAAGCCATTACTGAAAAAGTAACCACGTAGCGCAGCGCATAGGCACGGCTGCGCCATTCGCTGCGCGCCATTCGGCCGACCAGTACATCGTTGATCGGAATCTGGCCAAACACCACAAACATGAAGGCGATCGACACGAGCAGCGCAGTCATTCCCTCGAGATGCGCCATCAGGTAGAAGAAGATTGCCTGTAACAGCGCCACCGCTGAAAAAACGAGACGCAGCGAGTGATGATCGACCAGATAGCCAATGATGAGTTGAGCGAGCGCGGCGAGAGAAAATACCAGGAAAGCATACCAGCCCACCAGGGTAGCGGTGCCGGCCAGCTCGCCCAGGCGCTCGGCAAATATCCTGGGCAATGCGAAGGTAGTACTCTGAAAGATCAAGCCGCCGACTGCCGTGGTGAAAAAAATAATGGCAAATACTTTTATCAGGATCCGGCGCGGGATTACCTGGGCCTCCATCTTGTTATTGGAGCCACTGGTTTCGGTACGATCCGCCGCTCCCTGGTTGTCGTTAACGATAAAAACCCAGTACGAGATGCCGAGCAGTATCGAAACAATTCCCGGCACATAAAAGGCGCTGCGCCAGCCCGCACTGTCGATCAGTAACCCCGTCAATAGTGCAGCGCTGGCGACGCCGAGATTGCCGAACACGCCGTTCACGGCAATTGGAATCCCCGTTCGCGCGCGCCCATGCACCACCATGGCGAGTCCGACCGGGTGATAGATAGCCGCGAATATTCCAATCAAGGTCAGGCCCAGCGCAATCTGCAGCGGGGTATCAGCCATCCCGGCCAGTATCGAGCTGATGCCGATGCCAATAAAGAAAATTACGATCATCCCCTCCCGGCTCCACTTGTCGGCGATCCACCCGGCCAGCAAGGCGCATACACCGAAAGCGATAAAACCAGGCGTCGCGTAGGGAATCAGGGCCGCATAACTCATACCCCATTCGTCGGTAAGACGCAGTGCGGCGACCGATGCAAAAACCAGCATGAAAAGGTGGTCCAGGAAATGTCCCAGGTTGAGATAGAGAAATTTGACCTGACTGCGCTGCATAAAAGACCCGTGGTAATTGACGAGCCCCGCATTGTGATAAAAAATGATCCCCAGTACAAAGCTTATTAAGCCAGGCCATGTCGCTAGTACCAAAACTCAGACGTATCGCACTCAACCAGCAGGGCCTGTTGAGAGCCGATGCATTCGGCCGCGGCAAACAGGCCACGCTGCGCGCTATCGAACAACTGGGTTACGTGCAAATCGACACGATTTCGGTTGTCGAACGTGCCCATCACCACGTCCTGTGGTCCCGGGTCGGTAACTACAGTCCCAGGTTCCTCGATCAACTGGTGCGCGAACGCAAGGTATTTGAGTACTGGTTTCATGCGGCGGCATGGCTACCAATGACCGATTATCGTTTCGCCCTACCGCGCATGGCTCAAATGAACGGCGAACGAGGCTGGTTTAAAGACAGCGATCAAAAACTGAAGCACGAGATCCTGGCACGTATTACATCGGAAGGCCCGTTGCGGGCGCGTGATTTTGAAGACGTACCGCGGAGTAACACGGGATGGTGGGACTGGAAACCCGCCAAGCAGGCGCTGGAGCAACTATTCATGCAGGGCGAGCTCATGATCAGCGCGCGCGAGGGTTTTCAAAAAGTCTACGACCTGCCGGAGCGCGTTCTTCCCGACTGGGTGGATACGCACATGCCCGACCTGGATGAATATGCCGACTACCTGGTCGACACCACGCTACGAGCACATGGATTTGCGAGTCTGGTTTCAATGACTTATCTACGCAAGGGGCAGAAACTACGCGAGGCTGTCAAACGGCAGTTAATGCAGCGTATCGAGGACGGTTCACTGACCAGCGTAACCCTCAACAGCAGCACCGTTTACATCGATCCGGAACTGCTGGATTCCCGTGCCCCGCGTTGTCTCGCTCAGGTACGCATATTATCGCCTTTCGATAATACGGTTATTCAACGCCGACGCAGCCGCGACCTGTTCACCTTCGATTACCAGATTGAATGCTACGTGCCGAAGCCCCTGAGACAGTTCGGTTATTTCTGTCTACCGATTATGTATCGCGACCGACTGGTGGGCCGGGTCGATTGCAAGGCACATCGCGCTGCTAATAAACTCGAGGTAAGGTCCTTACATATCGAACACCGGGTCGAAAAAGACTTCACTGCCCTGCTTGGCCAGGCCCTGCAATCATTTGCGACATTTAATCATTGTGACCAGATTCATATTCAGCCTGACGCTTCGAGTGATTATCTGAGCCACTCAGAAGTATGCCTGTGACAAAGTCTGGCGGACTCCGCGGGATATTTCCGAAACGAAAATATAGTCTCAACGACGAGCCGACTTACCGATAACCGGCTTTGATAATCTGGTGACTCTTTTGTTCGAATACCATCAAGCGCACGCGTCAGAGTATTCGGCACTAACGTCAACCGGGCTTATAAAAATCGCCAATTCTCAAACTCAATCCGAAATTTCATACTAAGCTTGCAGGTTAAGAGTAACTGTTACAGCAAGCCGGGCCCTCACGGGCGTTAATCCGTAAACGAACTAACTCAACAACGCGGAACTACTATGGGAACAGAATTCTTTTCAGCATCAATGATCAATTTACTGATCAATTTGTGTTACACGATTGTCGCGCTGATCGTTGGTGTATATAGCCTGCTCTGGATCGATAAGCGGCTCCTGAAAAATATCGATTTTGAAGGAGAATTAAAGAAGGGCAATTTAGCCGTGGCGATATTTGCCTCAACTATTCTCATCTTTGTCGCCATCATCATTGCATTCGGATTTCGCGGCTAGGGACGAGTGAAGTGTTTAAGAATAAGGATCCTTTATTTCTGCATCCCTATTTTCCCTTTGCCCTGCTTCTGTTTCTGGTGGTGCTGGGATTGATTCATGAGCAGTTGCAGGAAGCGATCCCTGCCTGGAACATAGAGACACCTGTCCGGTCCGAACTTGATCTAAAAATCGAGGATTCGGCAACTGCGCTGGCGCAACAGGACCTTTCACTGGAGACCGGGCGCTACAGCATTGATATTTTACCCCTGTCGATAAGCCGGGGTGATTCGGAAATGAACAAGCTGTTAAGAGACAGTGATCAGTATGACTACCCGATTACTTACTGGTATTTCCACGACAACAAGCAGCTGATATACACGATGTCTGCTTCGGGCGTGGACGGCAAACAAAAGCTTGCCAATGTCTATCTCGAAGGCTACGAGCCTTTCCCCGTGGACAACGTGATGATCCCACTACTGGTATTATCCCAGCGTAAAAGTTACCAGCTTGATTCCATCCATTATTTTGGCAGGCAGGATGTCTGGCAGTCCAGTCGACAGGCGTATCTATATTCGCGCGGTGACTGTGAAGATCACGCATTGATTCTGGCGGACTGGCTGATTGCGATGGGGGAGGATGCTCGCGTCGTAGTCGGTACCTGGAATGGCGAAGGACATGCGTGGGTGTCACTGTTAAAAGACGGTCGGGAGTACCTTCTTGAGGCCACGAAAAAATCCGGTCTCGGTCGAAACAAACCTTATCCTCTGGCGAGCCTGCATACGGACTACGTGCCCGAGTATATGTTTAACGACCGGTACTTCTGGGTGAATACCGGTACCAAATACACTCCACGCTACGCTGAAATCGCCTGGGAAAAACGCAGCCGTTTCAACTATCTCGACTAGGCACACCCGGGACCTTACCTCGTCTCGATTTCGAAATCCCGTTATTAGTCTGCACGAGTTTGTCTTCCCTAAAGGAGACGCTGGGGAGCATCTCCTAAGCTTCGGTGATCGGCCATAATCAGACGTTGGCTTTTGTGACGGACTGAGAGAGAGGTATTCATATCTTTCTCCAACTCTGCTGAATAGACTGATTCCGGTTTAAAACAGTAGTAACTAAGCAGCCATTTTTATTTCCGTAGACGATATTTTCCACGCCAAGGTAATCACTCACTTGGTTTCCCGCTTACACTTATGTCCAAACAAGGCTTACTTCTTGTATTTAAAACTTTCACATTTAAAATATAACATGTATGAATAGTGACGTACTTCGCCCTATAACATCAGAACAGATTACAACCTATCAACGTGACGGAGTTGTTCTGCTTCGAGGGTTGTTTGACCTGGAATGGATTGATCTGCTGGATAAGGGGCTGAACGCCAATTGCGAATATCCGACAGACCGCTCGCGCGTGTGGGACCGGGACGCCGAGGGACGTACTATGTTTTGGGATAGCCAGGCA
Encoded here:
- a CDS encoding 5-(carboxyamino)imidazole ribonucleotide synthase; translated protein: MAILPPSTLGMLGGGQLGRMFVIAARTMGYEVIVLDPDPNSPAGGVASQHLSRVYDDTSALDYLAQHCAVVTTEFENIPALTLAYLAKLVTVHPSANVLHIAQHRKLEKQFFREQGLDTVDFIALENEADLELARDFTFPAILKTATLGYDGKGQVNCEQFDNLEPAFEQVGRKHCVLEQRIDLACEVSVVLGRSTAGDVTCFPIAENSHANGILDVTMVPASISSTLADKVIDAATRIANGLDYCGVLAVEFFISTDDRVLVNEMAPRPHNSGHYTLDACATSQFEQQLRMVCGLPAGSCKLHGPVAMWNLLGDIWPEGGAPEWSSILEFELAKLHLYGKAEARPGRKMGHINCLGETLADAQKLLKKVRKTLS
- the purE gene encoding 5-(carboxyamino)imidazole ribonucleotide mutase, with protein sequence MSNPIVAVVMGSTSDWPVMQHATEYLEKFGIEYQARVVSAHRTPDLLAEFAQTAAASGIHCIIAGAGGAAHLPGMLAANTVVPVLGVPVPTDYLQGQDSLYSIVQMPKGVPVATFAIGKAGAINAALFAVSMLAQHDSTLAQKLADFRASQHDSVLAMTLPPTA
- a CDS encoding phosphoribosylaminoimidazolesuccinocarboxamide synthase, yielding MTSNTIFETHIDNLELLARGKVRDIYAIDDTHMLIVTTDRLSAFDVVFAEPIPHKGELLTEVSNFWFAKTSHLVANHLTDLDLRDHVSTDDYQLLRDRSIIVKRLKTLPVEAIVRGYVIGSGWKDYQATGEICGIKLPPGLQQAARLPEPIFTPSTKAEVGDHDINVSFDDVIARIGADKANQIRDKSIQLYQLAADYARERGIIIADTKFEFGVDANDELVLIDEILTPDSSRYWPADEYRVGASPPSFDKQFVRDYLETLDWDKTPPAPPIPADIIAKTQQKYQQVRDILLG
- a CDS encoding DUF502 domain-containing protein, with the protein product MFKSIGTTIITGIITVLPIVLTVYLLYWLVVSSEQVMGTALRWALPEIIYFPGLGTIVGLVLVFMVGLLMKAVLVRQLFAFSEEILYHLPIIKTVYRAIRDLFDFFSPKKENFDRVVIVNFNNMEVIGFITQEDPHRLPESFRKPDSVLVYIPMSYMIGGFTLLIPKADVRPCQMNMEEAMRFALTAGITSQSDDPKSRIKSA
- a CDS encoding zinc-dependent alcohol dehydrogenase family protein; its protein translation is MKAMILEQPGVPLKLVQRPDPEPGPGQLQVTVSACGVCRTDLHVVDGELTEPKLPIIPGHEIVGTVSALGAGVADFKIGDRIGIPWLGHSCGCCGYCKTGHENLCDEPGFTGYQIDGGYADMTVADAQFCFTLPDEYGDAEAAPLLCAGLIGYRSLVMAGDDSMRLGIYGFGAAAHIVAQVARYQKREVYAFTSPGDEAAQEFAIDMGAVWVGDSDIAPPCVLDAAIIFAPVGSLVPAALRVVRKGGIVVCGGIHMSDIPSFPYDILWGERVLRSVANLTRQDAIDFLALAPKVPVQTHIEEFKLEQANQALQALRSGNLTGAAVLRPRDH
- a CDS encoding fatty acid desaturase, encoding MSFEGFLVLPTWAYVVIALVLTHITIASVTIFLHRHQAHNALDLKPVVSHFFRFWLWLTTGTVTREWVAIHRKHHATCETADDPHSPRYKGITTVLFGGLVLYRREARNQETLAKFGQGTPDDWLERHLYAAYPSLGIALMGLIDVLLFGLPGLVIFGVQMIWIPFWAAGVINGLGHYLGYRNFETPDASTNILPWGILVGGEELHNNHHAYMASARMSNKWWEIDIGWAYIRLLAMCKLAKVKRLAPRAISKIGKRLVDRDTAQAVVSQRFFILKRYGQMVVRPALREAKRNTDRMGRRLIRRARRLMTREGIPSDPRSVQTIDRVLLQDETLATIYRFRQQLKEVWTRGSKEEPGRVERLRAWCAACEQSGIEALEDFAAYLRGYQLVNT
- a CDS encoding NYN domain-containing protein, which translates into the protein MSSVSEDQNLAIFCDFENVALGVRDARIEKFNINLVLERLLVKGSVVVKKAYCDWERYKQFKSVMHDAAFELIEIPHTRQSGKNSADIRMVVDALDLCYTKEHLDTFVIVSGDSDFSPLVSKLRENNKTVIGVGVKSSTSDLLMSNCDEFIFYDDLARDEESSRQRKRKPPTKKKAAGKKSSGTAAEAAKPEEEKIDDAISLVMETAEALYAERDDRDKLWGSMVKQALKRRRPGFNERYYGVRSFSDLLEEAERRGLIRLSLDERSGGYLIQKIDED
- a CDS encoding MFS transporter; translated protein: MQRSQVKFLYLNLGHFLDHLFMLVFASVAALRLTDEWGMSYAALIPYATPGFIAFGVCALLAGWIADKWSREGMIVIFFIGIGISSILAGMADTPLQIALGLTLIGIFAAIYHPVGLAMVVHGRARTGIPIAVNGVFGNLGVASAALLTGLLIDSAGWRSAFYVPGIVSILLGISYWVFIVNDNQGAADRTETSGSNNKMEAQVIPRRILIKVFAIIFFTTAVGGLIFQSTTFALPRIFAERLGELAGTATLVGWYAFLVFSLAALAQLIIGYLVDHHSLRLVFSAVALLQAIFFYLMAHLEGMTALLVSIAFMFVVFGQIPINDVLVGRMARSEWRSRAYALRYVVTFSVMASAVPLIGWIHANGGFSRLFNLLAITALMIFSAVLLLPRVNHSFGRQV
- a CDS encoding winged helix DNA-binding domain-containing protein, with the protein product MSLVPKLRRIALNQQGLLRADAFGRGKQATLRAIEQLGYVQIDTISVVERAHHHVLWSRVGNYSPRFLDQLVRERKVFEYWFHAAAWLPMTDYRFALPRMAQMNGERGWFKDSDQKLKHEILARITSEGPLRARDFEDVPRSNTGWWDWKPAKQALEQLFMQGELMISAREGFQKVYDLPERVLPDWVDTHMPDLDEYADYLVDTTLRAHGFASLVSMTYLRKGQKLREAVKRQLMQRIEDGSLTSVTLNSSTVYIDPELLDSRAPRCLAQVRILSPFDNTVIQRRRSRDLFTFDYQIECYVPKPLRQFGYFCLPIMYRDRLVGRVDCKAHRAANKLEVRSLHIEHRVEKDFTALLGQALQSFATFNHCDQIHIQPDASSDYLSHSEVCL
- a CDS encoding DUF350 domain-containing protein, whose amino-acid sequence is MGTEFFSASMINLLINLCYTIVALIVGVYSLLWIDKRLLKNIDFEGELKKGNLAVAIFASTILIFVAIIIAFGFRG